One genomic window of uncultured delta proteobacterium includes the following:
- a CDS encoding conserved exported hypothetical protein (Evidence 4 : Homologs of previously reported genes of unknown function) codes for MSRIRFFLAVALCGLVLAVGCGRSTHVYTDTKDVKVDTISHVVDGDFLVLSAMLVNKDSGSVQHSVYRVLWFDKDGAMIEQTSWRPVIVKGGAPVYIKERSTVPGATEYTVLISNDASK; via the coding sequence ATGTCACGTATTAGATTTTTCCTGGCGGTCGCCTTGTGCGGCCTCGTCCTTGCCGTAGGCTGCGGCAGGTCGACCCATGTGTATACCGACACCAAGGACGTCAAGGTCGATACCATCAGCCATGTGGTTGACGGCGACTTTCTGGTACTTTCCGCCATGCTGGTGAACAAGGACTCCGGCTCCGTCCAGCACAGCGTGTACCGCGTTCTCTGGTTCGACAAGGACGGTGCGATGATCGAGCAGACATCGTGGCGCCCGGTAATCGTCAAAGGCGGCGCCCCGGTGTATATCAAGGAACGCTCCACCGTTCCGGGCGCGACGGAATATACCGTTCTCATTTCCAACGACGCGAGTAAATAA